The genomic segment ACAGTGGCGACGTTACTTTCGGCGGATAAAACCGCTAGACGGCCCAGTGATTCAATTGTGTATGCATCATCGTCGTGATCATGATCGTCGTCATGGTCATCTTCAGGTACTTCAATAGGATCTTTCTCAATTAACGTGGTTTCTGCGTCGCCGCAACCGGTTAAAAGTATTGCGCCAATCGCGACAGCAAGCAGATTAAATTTATGTGTATTTGTCATTGTATATTCCTTGTAATGTAAATGAGTGCTTGAGCTAGAAGTTGCCTCTAACGCCAATTGAAATATTGCGTCCCGGGCGTGGTGCAATGTCTTTTAAAAATGAGGTATGTACTCTGGCTTCCGTGTCGGTCAGGTTGTTGCCTTTCAGGAAAACCGCAATATCTTGGTTGGATACAGGTAGGTCGTAAGACACACTTGCATCAACTAGGGTGTAGCCATCGGTCGCTGTTTCGTCTGAAGAAACACGATCTTGTTCTTGATAACGAGTGATATCTAGATGCGCGCTTAAATGCGCGGTTTCGTAGCTGAACTGAGTGCCGAAGCGCAGTGGTGGCGTGCGTGGTAAATCGCCGCCGTCTTTTAAACGAGCGCGAACATAGTCAGAGAATAGCGTTGCTTTGAACGTATCGGTGGCTTGCCAGGCAATTTGTGCTTCGAAGCCGTGTAAAATGACGTCGTCGGTTTGGAAAATGTAAACCGGTAACTCATCAGTATGTTCGTCTACTTCCGCGCTTTCTTCATGTTCATGCTCATGTTCGTGATCGTGGCCACTTTCGGCAAAAAGCCCAGTGGAGGATTGGTAATAGTAATTATCTACTTGGTTGTAGAATGCATTGAATACAAAGCCAATATCCCCTTGGGTTTTACGCAAGGTCAAATCGATATTATTAGCGGTTTCTAAATCGATATTTTCCTCGGTTAACCCTATGCTATCGCCATCGTCGTCTAATGCGAACAACGCACCTACTTCATATGTACCTGTGCCGATATGCGCACCAAATGAAAGCAACTCAGCAGCAGAAGGGGCACGCTCGGAACGTGAAATTGACAGGCCTAAGTTGTAACCGGGAGTGAAGTCCCACACTAATCCTGCAGACAAACTGACAGGGGTAAACTCATGATCTAGAGCAAATACGCGAGTCAGTTCGCTTTCTTCTTCATGATCGTGGTCGTGATCATCCTCCTCAGCTTCTTCATCGTGAGCATGCGCCTCAAGCGTTGGTAGTAGTACGTTACTGGCATCAATGGTGACACGTTCAATACGCCCACCAAACTGCAATAACACATCGCCAAAATGCTTTTCTTCCATGATGGCTAAGGCAATGGTTTGTGCTTCTGAGGGCGGAGTGAAGGCTTCTTCTCCTTGGGCTGCTACATCACTGTTTTTATAGTGAAAACTGATGCCACCGTTCCAGTCTGCGATAGGGTTGTGAATAAAGTCGAGTTTGATTTCATGGGTTTCGTTTTCAAATAAGGTACCAACAGCACCTTCTTCTATTTCAGCGTGTTCATAATCGGTAAATCCCCCGCGTAAATTGATTTTGCTGATCCACTTACTATCAATGTTCAATTCACCCAACAGCTGAACGCGGGTCTGTTCTAGGTCTGCATAGACATTTTCGTCTTCGCCGTCACCATGTGAGTGCCCTGGAATACCGTATTCACGATTAAATTGTTCTACGGCAACGCCAACATATCCTTGGTCGAATAAGTAGCTGGTGCCTAAGGTAATGCCATCAGATTTCTCAGCACTGTTTTTTACTACGTGGTCTTGGGGCGCATCAGAGTCGATGTCAGGTGCCACAGGCACTTCATAATCATTTGATTCACGCCAATAACCGTCAGCGTAAAATGCGAAAGATTCATAGCCAGTGGTGAGATTAAATGAGCCTAATTTTTTGTCGTCCACCGAGCTGGTTTCAAGTAACCATTCGCCACGTGTCGTGTTGTCAGTGGGAACACGCCCATCTACCACGTTTACTACACCACCGACTGCACCGCTGCCGTAAAATAAGGTCGCTGGGCCACGCAATACTTCAATCTGTTGGGCGGTAGATGCTTCACTTGCCACTGAGTGGTCAGGGCCGACTCTTGATACATCACTGACATCTAGCCCGTTTTGTGAAATTAGGACCCTTGGCCCGCTAAGTCCACGGATGATCGGGGTACTGGCGACTCCACCATGAAAGTTAGATTGCACGCCAGGTAGTTTTTCTAAGCTGTCACCTAGTGTTGAAGCTTGCTGGCGGCGCAACGTCTCGCCTGTTAGCACACTTACTGGTGAGGCGGATTCCATGACTGACATATGAATTGGTGTGGCATAAACATCGATTACCTCTATAGGCGAGCGTTGCAAGATAAATTCAATTTGCTTCATACCTTGCGACGGTACCGATATATCCTGGTGCAGATGGGCAAATCCTTGTGAGGAAATATGCAGCTCTTTTTTCCCCTCAGCTAAATCAGTAAAAGTGAAGCGACCCGCTTGGTCTGTGGTGGTTTCAACACCCACGCCCTCAACTACTACCTTTGCACCTGCGACAGCCAGACCATTGTTGTTTACTACCGTTCCTTCAATGGTTTGCGCTAACACGCTGGTGGGTAATAGCACGCTTATTAACGCTGCTAAAGGAGATATCCTGTTCATTTTTGCTTCCTGTGTGATGTTATATTGTATCATTTATTTAATGTTATGTTATATTGTAACCAAATGAAAGGGGAGTGATTCAAATATTAAGCGCCTATGGTAAGTGCGCTTTAGCAGCACCTTTGGAGACCCAAAGTACATCAGACTACTCTGTGTATAGGCGGTGTGAGTGATGGCTGAGGAACATACAAAGACGAACATAGTGATAAAAAGAAGGAGTAATAAGTCATGACGAAACCCATAACGTTATTAGTGATAATGATGAGCTGTTGTTTTAGTGCTGCGGGTAAAGTGCATTTGCATGGTCAAGGCCAGTTGTTTGTCTCACAAGAAAACAATGACTGGCACGTTGCGTTTATTTTGCCCGCTGCTGACGTACTCGGCTTTGAACATAGCCCCGCAAGTGCTGAACAGAAAAGGGTGTTACAGACACTTGCAAAAAGGCTAACTACAAATGACTCGGTGGTTAATTTACGTGGTAAATGCACACTCAGTGAAGCAACACATTCTTTGTTGACCGAGCACGACGAGGATCACGAATCTGCTACTGGGTATGAAGATGAGCACGAAGATGGCTCCGACCATGGCAATCATGAGGGTGCGCATCACGAGGCTGACGACCACGAACGTCATGAAGCGCATGCCAAGCACACAGATGTAGAGGTTGAATACCATTTCGCATGTGCTTCAAGTGCTAAGACGTTATCAGTGACTTTGTTTCAATGGGTACCAACCTTAAGCCGTATTCAAGCGCAGTGGATAACGCAAGTGAGCCAAGGAAGCGCGACTTTAACCCCTGCAAACCCCACCTTGGAATGGTGAGCATGACGGCTGAGTTCGCAAAGGAGTATTTCGACATTGCCAAAGGGGTTTGTGAAAAAGCAGGTAGTCGGTTAACGGATACTCGCCAACATATGCTTGAGGTGCTACTTGAAGTCGATAAACCATTGTCTGCGTACGAAATCACCGAGGAATATAACCAGCTTATTGAGCCGAAAATTAAGACGATGTCTGTGTATCGCATATTGGATTTTTTAGAGTCTGTGCATTTGGTACACCGTCTGCAATCGATCAATAAATACGTCCTTTGCAATCATTCTTTGGGTGCTTGTCATCATCACCCACCCCTGTACCTGATTTGCAAATCTTGCCAACACATCGAAGAAGTTGAACTCGCTGATGAGGTCATAAGCACCCTTACTCGGCAGGCCAAAAGTGTTGGTTTTTCATCCGTCGGTTCACAAGTGGAGCTGTATAGCTTGTGCACAAAATGCAAATCGACAATTAACTAGCATCTTTCGAGGACCCCTATGACCAAGTTACAACATGTGAGCGATAAGGCGGCAGTAGGCCTGTCGTTGTTATGCATGGTTCACTGCCTTTTCTTACCCATCGTTTTAATACTACTGCCACCGCTATCTGGTGCGTTGGCATTTAATGACGAGCTATTTCATCGCTGGATGTTGTATGCAGTCGTGCCCATCAGTTCAGTGGCACTGCTTATCGGCTTTTTTCATCATCGCAGCAATAAAGTATTGATGATTTGTTTAACAGGACTGGCGCTTTTAATTGCCGCCACCCTGTTGGGACATAAGGTATTGGGTAAGTACGGTGAGGTTATTTTAACCGTGATTGGCTCAAGTATTATCGCTTATGGCCACCTGCTTAACTATCACCTACGTCGTCAATGCAACCAGGCAGACTCACTCAAACAGGACTAATTTTAATGCAAGACACAACGCTAAGCGCCGTGCAGCACAAGCTACCGGTAACCGTGCTTTCTGGCTTTTTAGGGGCCGGCAAGACCACTGTGCTCAGTCATATTCTGAATAATCGCCAAGGCAAAAAAGTGGCCGTTATCGTAAATGATATGAGTGAAATTAACATCGATGGCTCATTGTTAAAAAACGATATTTCACTGAGTCGCAATGATGAAAAGCTGGTTGAAATGAGCAACGGCTGTATTTGTTGCACCCTAAGGGAAGATTTATTAATCGAAGTGGGCAAACTCGCCAACTCTGGTCAATTCGATTATCTCGTCATTGAATCAACGGGTATTTCAGAGCCTTTACCTGTCGCTGAAACCTTTACCTTTGCCGATGAAGACGGCGTGTCTTTGTCGGATGTTGCCACCCTAGATACCATGGTTACCGTGGTTGATGGTGTGAATTTTCTGAAAGATTATGACGAAGCCAAGTACTTATCTGAAACCGACGAAAGTTTAGGTGAAGAGGATGAGCGCAGCGTCGCCGATTTACTTATAGAGCAAGTGGAGTTTGCTGACGTGTTGTTGGTATCAAAAACCGACTTGATTGCTAGCGCCGAAGTAGAACGTTTACATGCCATCCTAAAAAATCTTAATACCCGAGCGCGCATCATTCCCATTAAAAATGGCCAAGTGAACATAGCGGATATTATCGGCACTGGGCTATTTGATTTTGAGCAAGCGCAACAAGCCCCCGGTTGGTTGCAAGAAATGCGCGGCGAGCACACCCCAGAAACAGAAGAATATGGCATACAAAGTTTTAGCTACGTGGCGAGAAGGCCATTTCATCCGCAAAAGTTTTATGACTTTGTGCATCACACCAAAGGCTACGGCAAATTACTGCGCTCAAAAGGTTATTTTTGGTTGGCGTCGCGCCCTGAATTTGCTGGGCAATGGAATCAAGCGGGTGGTATAGCACGCTATGGTTTTGGTGGTTTATTTTGGAAAGCAGTACCTAAAGCCCAATGGCCAACTGACGAAGATTATCTTGAGTCGATCAACGCCTCATGGGAAGAGCCCTTTGGGGATATGCGTCAAGAATTGGTGTTTATAGGCCAAAACCTAGATGAGCCAGGGATAAGAGCAGCGCTAGATGAGTGTTTATTAGCGGATGAAGCGTTATTAAAAGGCAAGGCATATTGGAAAACACTGCCTGACCCGTTTCCAACTTGGGAGAACGAAGCATGAGCATAGCCACACCCCTGCATAATCAAGTGCTCTGGAATGAGCAACATGCTGGCGCATTCGGTGAAATGACCTATTCACAAGGCAATGAGTACACAGTGTTGCCAGATATTTACCAAGATAACCACAACCTAGTGGTTTGGCAGCGCACCCTAAGCGACGAGCTAATCGCTCATGTAGCGCATTGCATAGCTGAAAACCCACGGCTTAATCTAGAAAAAGGCATAGCGGCAAACGCAATTGTCGAGGATGTCAATGCTGCGTTAACGCCCCTTGGGTTTAATGCAGAGTTGACGGGAAACATCGCGTCCCTAGTGGATATGTTCTGTTGCTTGTTCGATCTAAAACGAGCGGGCCTACGCCTTAAAGTGTTAGAGCAAGCTATGTGTCCTCGTTTTCATGTGGATTGGGTGCCGTGTCGTTTGGTGACAACCTTTAGCGGAACAGGCACCCAGTGGATCCCCCACGACAAAGTTGATCGTACTAAGTTAGGGACAGGGAATAAGGGTATGCCAGATGATAAATCCGGTTTGTATCGTGATGCCAGTGCCATTCAAGTGCTGTCATCAGGAGATGTCGCGCTACTTAAAGGCGAAGGTTGGGAAGGCAACGAAGGCATGGGTTTGGTGCATCGCTCGCCCCCTAACAATGCCAACGAAAAGCGTCTGTTACTTACCTTGGACTTCATATCGTGACTAAACATTTAACCGTGCTCGGGTCCG from the Paraglaciecola mesophila genome contains:
- a CDS encoding TonB-dependent receptor, whose amino-acid sequence is MNRISPLAALISVLLPTSVLAQTIEGTVVNNNGLAVAGAKVVVEGVGVETTTDQAGRFTFTDLAEGKKELHISSQGFAHLHQDISVPSQGMKQIEFILQRSPIEVIDVYATPIHMSVMESASPVSVLTGETLRRQQASTLGDSLEKLPGVQSNFHGGVASTPIIRGLSGPRVLISQNGLDVSDVSRVGPDHSVASEASTAQQIEVLRGPATLFYGSGAVGGVVNVVDGRVPTDNTTRGEWLLETSSVDDKKLGSFNLTTGYESFAFYADGYWRESNDYEVPVAPDIDSDAPQDHVVKNSAEKSDGITLGTSYLFDQGYVGVAVEQFNREYGIPGHSHGDGEDENVYADLEQTRVQLLGELNIDSKWISKINLRGGFTDYEHAEIEEGAVGTLFENETHEIKLDFIHNPIADWNGGISFHYKNSDVAAQGEEAFTPPSEAQTIALAIMEEKHFGDVLLQFGGRIERVTIDASNVLLPTLEAHAHDEEAEEDDHDHDHEEESELTRVFALDHEFTPVSLSAGLVWDFTPGYNLGLSISRSERAPSAAELLSFGAHIGTGTYEVGALFALDDDGDSIGLTEENIDLETANNIDLTLRKTQGDIGFVFNAFYNQVDNYYYQSSTGLFAESGHDHEHEHEHEESAEVDEHTDELPVYIFQTDDVILHGFEAQIAWQATDTFKATLFSDYVRARLKDGGDLPRTPPLRFGTQFSYETAHLSAHLDITRYQEQDRVSSDETATDGYTLVDASVSYDLPVSNQDIAVFLKGNNLTDTEARVHTSFLKDIAPRPGRNISIGVRGNF
- a CDS encoding ZrgA family zinc uptake protein: MTKPITLLVIMMSCCFSAAGKVHLHGQGQLFVSQENNDWHVAFILPAADVLGFEHSPASAEQKRVLQTLAKRLTTNDSVVNLRGKCTLSEATHSLLTEHDEDHESATGYEDEHEDGSDHGNHEGAHHEADDHERHEAHAKHTDVEVEYHFACASSAKTLSVTLFQWVPTLSRIQAQWITQVSQGSATLTPANPTLEW
- a CDS encoding Fur family transcriptional regulator, with the protein product MTAEFAKEYFDIAKGVCEKAGSRLTDTRQHMLEVLLEVDKPLSAYEITEEYNQLIEPKIKTMSVYRILDFLESVHLVHRLQSINKYVLCNHSLGACHHHPPLYLICKSCQHIEEVELADEVISTLTRQAKSVGFSSVGSQVELYSLCTKCKSTIN
- a CDS encoding MerC domain-containing protein, with the protein product MTKLQHVSDKAAVGLSLLCMVHCLFLPIVLILLPPLSGALAFNDELFHRWMLYAVVPISSVALLIGFFHHRSNKVLMICLTGLALLIAATLLGHKVLGKYGEVILTVIGSSIIAYGHLLNYHLRRQCNQADSLKQD
- the zigA gene encoding zinc metallochaperone GTPase ZigA codes for the protein MQDTTLSAVQHKLPVTVLSGFLGAGKTTVLSHILNNRQGKKVAVIVNDMSEINIDGSLLKNDISLSRNDEKLVEMSNGCICCTLREDLLIEVGKLANSGQFDYLVIESTGISEPLPVAETFTFADEDGVSLSDVATLDTMVTVVDGVNFLKDYDEAKYLSETDESLGEEDERSVADLLIEQVEFADVLLVSKTDLIASAEVERLHAILKNLNTRARIIPIKNGQVNIADIIGTGLFDFEQAQQAPGWLQEMRGEHTPETEEYGIQSFSYVARRPFHPQKFYDFVHHTKGYGKLLRSKGYFWLASRPEFAGQWNQAGGIARYGFGGLFWKAVPKAQWPTDEDYLESINASWEEPFGDMRQELVFIGQNLDEPGIRAALDECLLADEALLKGKAYWKTLPDPFPTWENEA
- a CDS encoding DUF1826 domain-containing protein; translated protein: MSIATPLHNQVLWNEQHAGAFGEMTYSQGNEYTVLPDIYQDNHNLVVWQRTLSDELIAHVAHCIAENPRLNLEKGIAANAIVEDVNAALTPLGFNAELTGNIASLVDMFCCLFDLKRAGLRLKVLEQAMCPRFHVDWVPCRLVTTFSGTGTQWIPHDKVDRTKLGTGNKGMPDDKSGLYRDASAIQVLSSGDVALLKGEGWEGNEGMGLVHRSPPNNANEKRLLLTLDFIS